From the genome of Neodiprion pinetum isolate iyNeoPine1 chromosome 3, iyNeoPine1.2, whole genome shotgun sequence, one region includes:
- the Fak gene encoding uncharacterized protein Fak isoform X4: MMVERVEGHLFMYRRPVYRVFQYLETSDHEGMSTGGDGGGVGVQTGVGGGGRGTPPHGSPTPMDKATLKVHLPNGGFNVVKFGDAIDVRGIISLVTSRLAVSTRQYRHLYAMRLHHPGSGESYWLHQDTTMYQVQEKYERKHPHSEWRYELRVRYLPQNLNDLYEKDKVTFYYYYDQVRNDYLSANHATLDQDVAVQLCCLEIRYFFKDMPQIALDKKSNLEYLEREVGLHKFLPRTVLNGMKPKALRKLIQQHFKKVAALSELECMFKFFELLRSYYRFDQERFICALGSSWSIPVELVIGPDLGISYMAHRGGTVPSRIAEFSQIQSIQTLVSDCKEHAKACIKLRVAGAAETLSITCSSLDQAESLADLIDGYCRLTTGSNTSLWNRKAASWKNYPCPCKDAHPPKYRHDATDSPEKNSGKTGTILSEDYAEIVDEEGDYSTPATRDYEIVRNQVELGEIIGEGQFGNVHKGSYRGRDGQLVAVAVKTCKVDADLATAEKFLEEAYIMQQFEHPHIIRLIGVCSEAPIWLVMELARLGEMRAYLQSNKHRLDVATLLLYTFQLSTALSYLESKKFVHRDIAARNVLVSSNTCVKLADFGLSRWVEDQSYYTASKCKLPIKWMAPESINFRRFTTSSDVWMFGVCMWEILMLGVKPFQGVRNNEVIRKLENGERLELPKHCPPRLYSLMSQCWSYEPSKRPTFKDIRENLHEILREEKHQQQETMRRENRRVQAMSWGADEAPPPKPSRQPQNSSESGSSMSSVAPVSTYIVAQSPEVLAQLLKDNQSRGVCPSVYTTPASPFNTLAVQFQDEDQALTTAIATDLPFALDQTVSSETPALHHDTHSIEDMDSLDSNDTISPLMSSLSMSESSIVAQTQSPVTGRKHQVKDTQNLYSVSSKLVGSITGDLYAPVQKLVTSNPIPITSSSQPAGTCGEIYGPVVNFTQSSAIVGNLSQSPSLGGNTGEGSGNHAQTVSADTIVMGQIQYTNSAHLQTTQASSSSVNHYGNSPNQSYVGGQNAASTGAGYPRSSGLSSVSSTVPVSNTECLYGPVMKFRARATVQNQSANPMSSTPPSVLHIQNARSNLVYSPMPGQNYQPQPFYPQNYQDQEQVYSNVVQARPLSYGSRAQSGQNFQRQSSQGQYVIYAQNQQCEQQNGANPIYTVHATPTSVAQAQCFNQAYSMQSGPTHSQPFQQATPPQPSHPVQSYMSTSNHSTQQELLTTLANTEASQISHQHSDSSILQSSLSGATGVVKGHGSQVHHSTSNPITSQTNQRTQVATGVNVTQQQSLHTQLATAVPRSNPPLLATGIAKITTFVTHKSDEQLTRSINSALSSSLVSSAVSDSTISSTSSVTEESQQDQRNTQSQVFDGAIEHFGHSVDDEQKLLEQRLLEQQRQSEEDSRWLAREEKMEPTPTADLDRTNDKVYDCTTSVVRAVMSLSQGVQQSKAEQYLELVRKVGVELRALLTSVDSLMEILPACAHREVEMAHKVLSKDMAELVSAMKLAQSYSATTLDAEYRKGMLSAAHILAMDAKNLLDVIDSIRIRYPYVNEQICQRVEGSSEPELSVENKVHFSQSGEILRRSQSTERHGSMFRQSQSGDVLHRMGQSVERTPQDSQSDVSCNSTIERRHHMVTNSLERNSTARRQMATNSLERKRPSLSCNMGIPGNLANLPPLVPVSCSIVQSATPVIHPSHVGGTAVANQSSSMFAVHNETYNETSNETLPNDS; encoded by the exons ATGATGGTGGAGCGCGTGGAAGGTCATCTCTTCATGTATCGACGCCCCGTCTATCGGGTCTTCCAGTATCTCGAAACCTCCGA CCATGAGGGGATGAGCACTGGAGGGGATGGGGGCGGCGTCGGCGTCCAGACCGGCGTCGGCGGAGGTGGTCGTGGAACCCCTCCGCACGGCTCGCCTACCCCAATGGACAAGGCAACGCTCAAGGTTCACTTGCCCAATG GGGGTTTCAATGTCGTCAAATTTGGTGATGCAATTGACGTTAGGGGGATCATTTCTCTCGTGACGAGCCGGCTGGCGGTAAGCACCAGGCAATATCGTCACCTCTACGCCATGAGGTTACACCATCCAGGATCTGGGGAGAGCTACTGGCTTCATCAGGACACAACCATGTACCAG GttcaagaaaaatacgaaCGGAAGCATCCTCATAGCGAGTGGAGGTACGAATTAAGGGTCCGATATCTCCCGCAGAACCTTAACGATCTCTACGAAAAGGACAAAGTTACGTTTTACTACTATTACGATCAG GTGAGGAACGACTACCTGAGCGCAAATCACGCCACCCTGGACCAAGATGTTGCCGTACAATTGTGCTGTCTTGAGATTCGGTACTTCTTCAAAGACATGCCGCAAATTGCGCTGGACAAGAAAAGCAACTTggaatatttggaaagagaG GTCGGACTCCACAAGTTTCTGCCCCGAACCGTTTTGAATGGCATGAAACCGAAGGCACTCCGCAAGCTGATACAACAACATTTCAAAAAAGTAGCCGCCCTTTCCGAACTCGAATGTATGTTCAAATTCTTCGAACTTCTTCGATCCTACTACAGATTTGACCAGGAGAGATTCATATGCGCATTGGGG TCGAGCTGGTCGATACCAGTTGAACTCGTGATTGGACCTGACTTGGGCATTTCATACATGGCACATCGAGGTGGAACAGTG cCGTCGAGAATAGCCGAGTTCTCGCAGATCCAGTCAATTCAGACTTTGGTGTCGGATTGCAAGGAACATGCAAAGGCCTGCATCAAACTGAGAGTGGCAGGAGCTGCGGAAACCCTGAGTATCACTTGCTCGAGTTTGGATCAAGCAGAGAGTCTGGCAGACTTGATCGATGGATACTGTAGGCTAACCACTGGGAGTAACACATCTTTGTGGAATAGAAAAG CTGCATCCTGGAAAAATTATCCCTGCCCTTGTAAAG ATGCTCATCCACCAAAGTATAGGCATGACGCAACAGACAGTCCCGAGAAAAATTCCGGAAAAACAGGAACAATTCTATCTGAGGACTATGCAGAGATTGTCGACGAGGAAGGAGATTACTCAACGCCAGCTA CTCGGGACTACGAAATTGTTAGAAATCAAGTCGAGCTAGGTGAAATAATTGGAGAAGGTCAATTCGGCAACGTTCACAAAGGATCGTACAGAGGCCGAGATGGTCAACTTGTAGCCGTTGCAGTAAAAACTTGTAAAGTCGACGCAGACCTCGCAACTGCCGAAAAGTTCCTCGAAGAAGCAT atattATGCAGCAATTTGAGCATCCACACATAATACGATTAATTGGTGTCTGCTCTGAGGCTCCGATATGGTTGGTCATGGAGTTAGCACGGCTTGGAGAAATGCGCGCTTATCTTCAGTCCAATAAGCACAGGCTTGATGTAGCCACTCTTCTATTGTATACTTTCCAGTTGAGTACAGCTCTATCGTATCTTGAGAGCAAAAAATTCGTTCACAG AGACATAGCTGCAAGAAACGTTCTGGTATCATCGAACACTTGCGTAAAATTGGCTGACTTTGGTCTTAGCCGATGGGTCGAGGACCAGAGCTACTACACAGCGAGCAAGTGCAAGCTGCCAATCAAATGGATGGCACCGGAGAGCATAAACTTCCGTAGATTTACAACATCCTCGGATGTATGGATGTTTG GAGTGTGTATGTGGGAAATCCTGATGTTGGGCGTCAAGCCATTCCAAGGAGTGCGGAATAACGAGGTGATACGGAAGTTGGAAAATGGAGAAAGGCTAGAACTCCCAAAGCATTGTCCTCCAAGACTGTATTCTCTGATGTCTCAATGCTGGAGTTACGAGCCAAGCAAGAGACCAACTTTCAAAGACATACGAGAAAATTTGCA TGAAATTTTACGGGAAGAAAAGCACCAGCAACAAGAGACAATGAGGCGAGAGAATAGGAGAGTTCAAGCAATGTCTTGGG GTGCAGACGAAGCCCCACCACCCAAACCATCACGTCAACCACAAAACTCAAGCGAATCGGGAAGTAGCATGAGCTCAGTCGCTCCAGTGTCAACATACATTGTTGCCCAGAGTCCGGAGGTACTTGCCCAACTTCTCAAGGACAACCAATCTCGGGGGGTATGTCCCTCCGTCTACACAACCCCCGCATCCCCATTTAACACACTCGCAGTGCAATTTCAAGACGAGGATCAAGCTCTAACTACCGCCATCGCTACTGACCTACCCTTCGCCCTTGACCAAACCGTATCTTCTGAAACCCCTGCCCTTCACCACGATACTCATTCGATCGAAGACATGGACTCTCTAGACAGCAATGACACAATTTCACCACTAATGTCGAGCCTTAGTATGTCCGAATCTAGTATAGTTGCACAAACCCAGTCCCCAGTTACAGGGAGAAAGCATCAAGTTAAAGACACCCAAAACTTGTACTCTGTCAGCTCGAAGCTGGTTGGCAGTATTACTGGCGATTTATATGCTCCTGTGCAAAAACTCGTCACATCAAATCCCATACCAATAACTTCATCTTCGCAGCCCGCAGGTACCTGCGGTGAAATTTATGGGCCAGTTGTTAACTTTACTCAGAGTTCTGCAATCGTAGGAAACCTTAGTCAGAGTCCAAGTCTTGGTGGTAATACCGGGGAAGGTTCAGGAAATCATGCGCAGACTGTTAGTGCCGACACGATTGTTATGGGACAAATCCAATACACGAATAGCGCTCATTTGCAAACAACCCAAGCTTCATCTAGTTCAGTGAATCATTACGGTAATTCCCCGAATCAGTCATACGTTGGTGGACAGAATGCTGCTAGCACCGGCGCAGGTTACCCACGTAGTAGTGGTTTATCCAGTGTGAGTAGTACAGTTCCTGTATCAAATACTGAGTGTCTCTACGGCCCCGTTATGAAATTTCGCGCTAGAGCTACGGTTCAAAATCAAAGTGCAAATCCAATGTCCTCGACACCTCCAAGTGTATTACATATTCAAAATGCGAGAAGTAATTTAGTGTACAGCCCCATGCCGGGACAAAATTATCAGCCGCAACCATTTTATCCAcaaaattatcaagatcaaGAACAAGTCTATTCTAACGTGGTTCAAGCACGACCACTTTCTTACGGGTCTCGAGCCCAGTCTGGTCAAAACTTTCAAAGACAAAGCTCCCAGGGGCAATATGTCATTTATGCGCAAAACCAGCAATGCGAGCAACAAAACGGTGCAAATCCTATTTATACGGTTCATGCCACACCTACATCTGTCGCCCAAGCTCAGTGTTTCAATCAAGCATATTCAATGCAAAGCGGTCCTACTCATAGTCAGCCTTTTCAACAGGCCACACCCCCTCAACCTTCACATCCCGTTCAGTCCTATATGAGTACTTCCAATCATTCAACTCAGCAAGAATTATTGACAACTTTAGCAAATACTGAGGCCTCACAAATTTCACATCAACATTCGGATAGCTCAATATTGCAAAGTTCACTCTCTGGGGCAACGGGCGTGGTGAAAGGTCACGGCTCTCAGGTACACCATTCTACCTCCAATCCCATAACGTCGCAAACAAATCAACGTACCCAAGTAGCGACGGGTGTTAATGTAACGCAGCAACAAAGTCTTCACACACAATTGGCGACGGCAGTACCGAGGTCAAATCCGCCCTTGTTGGCGACTGGGATAGCAAAGATAACTACGTTTGTAACTCATAAATCTGACGAACAGTTGACCCGTTCTATCAACAGTGCGTTATCTAGTTCCCTGGTGTCGTCAGCCGTTAGCGACAGCACTATTTCGTCGACCAGTTCGGTGACGGAGGAAAGCCAACAAGATCAG CGAAACACACAATCGCAGGTGTTCGATGGCGCTATCGAGCACTTTGGTCATAGTGTGGACGATGAACAGAAATTACTCGAACAAAGACTACTAGAACAGCAACGTCAGTCCGAAGAAGATAGCAGGTGGCTCGCGAGAGAAGAG AAAATGGAACCGACACCGACAGCCGATTTAGATAGGACTAACGACAAAGTATATGACTGTACAACGAGTGTCGTCAGAGCTGTTATGTCTCTTTCCCAGG GTGTGCAACAAAGTAAAGCCGAACAGTATCTTGAGCTGGTAAGAAAGGTGGGCGTGGAACTACGAGCGCTCCTCACATCTGTGGATTCTCTAATGGAAATCTTACCGGCATGCGCGCATCGAGAAGTAGAAATGGCTCACAAAGTTCTGAGCAAAGATATGGCTGAACTTGTTTCCGCTATGAAATTGGCCCAGAGCTACAGTGCCACAACTTTAGATGCAGAGTATAGAAA agGCATGTTATCCGCAGCGCATATATTGGCTATGGATGCGAAAAATCTTTTGGATGTCATTGACTCCATACGAATCCGTTACCCGTATGTTAACGAACAAATTTGTCAAAGAGTGGAGGGATCTAGTGAGCCGGAATTGTCTGTAGAAAATAAAGTTCATTTCAGCCAATCTGGAGAGATACTAAGAAGGAGTCAGTCAACCGAACGGCATGGATCAATGTTTAGGCAAAGCCAAAGTGGAGACGTGTTGCACAGAATGGGCCAATCGGTAGAGAGAACACCTCAG GATAGCCAATCAGATGTTAGTTGCAATTCTACGATAGAAAGAAGACATCATATGGTGACGAACAGTTTGGAACGTAATTCGACAGCAAGAAGACAAATGGCGACTAATAGTTTGGAGAGAAAGAGGCCGTCCCTATCATGCAATATGGGGATTCCTGGCAATCTGGCCAATCTTCCGCCGTTGGTTCCGGTTTCTTGTAGCATAGTCCAGTCAGCTACACCAGTCATACATCCGAGTCATGTGGGTGGAACTGCAGTTGCCAACCAATCTTCTTCCATGTTTGCAGTTCACAATGAAACGTACAATGAAACATCCAACGAAACGCTACCAAATGACAGCTAA
- the Fak gene encoding uncharacterized protein Fak isoform X1 codes for MMVERVEGHLFMYRRPVYRVFQYLETSDHEGMSTGGDGGGVGVQTGVGGGGRGTPPHGSPTPMDKATLKVHLPNGGFNVVKFGDAIDVRGIISLVTSRLAVSTRQYRHLYAMRLHHPGSGESYWLHQDTTMYQVQEKYERKHPHSEWRYELRVRYLPQNLNDLYEKDKVTFYYYYDQVRNDYLSANHATLDQDVAVQLCCLEIRYFFKDMPQIALDKKSNLEYLEREVGLHKFLPRTVLNGMKPKALRKLIQQHFKKVAALSELECMFKFFELLRSYYRFDQERFICALGSSWSIPVELVIGPDLGISYMAHRGGTVPSRIAEFSQIQSIQTLVSDCKEHAKACIKLRVAGAAETLSITCSSLDQAESLADLIDGYCRLTTGSNTSLWNRKAASWKNYPCPCKDAHPPKYRHDATDSPEKNSGKTGTILSEDYAEIVDEEGDYSTPATRDYEIVRNQVELGEIIGEGQFGNVHKGSYRGRDGQLVAVAVKTCKVDADLATAEKFLEEAYIMQQFEHPHIIRLIGVCSEAPIWLVMELARLGEMRAYLQSNKHRLDVATLLLYTFQLSTALSYLESKKFVHRDIAARNVLVSSNTCVKLADFGLSRWVEDQSYYTASKCKLPIKWMAPESINFRRFTTSSDVWMFGVCMWEILMLGVKPFQGVRNNEVIRKLENGERLELPKHCPPRLYSLMSQCWSYEPSKRPTFKDIRENLHEILREEKHQQQETMRRENRRVQAMSWGADEAPPPKPSRQPQNSSESGSSMSSVAPVSTYIVAQSPEVLAQLLKDNQSRGVCPSVYTTPASPFNTLAVQFQDEDQALTTAIATDLPFALDQTVSSETPALHHDTHSIEDMDSLDSNDTISPLMSSLSMSESSIVAQTQSPVTGRKHQVKDTQNLYSVSSKLVGSITGDLYAPVQKLVTSNPIPITSSSQPAGTCGEIYGPVVNFTQSSAIVGNLSQSPSLGGNTGEGSGNHAQTVSADTIVMGQIQYTNSAHLQTTQASSSSVNHYGNSPNQSYVGGQNAASTGAGYPRSSGLSSVSSTVPVSNTECLYGPVMKFRARATVQNQSANPMSSTPPSVLHIQNARSNLVYSPMPGQNYQPQPFYPQNYQDQEQVYSNVVQARPLSYGSRAQSGQNFQRQSSQGQYVIYAQNQQCEQQNGANPIYTVHATPTSVAQAQCFNQAYSMQSGPTHSQPFQQATPPQPSHPVQSYMSTSNHSTQQELLTTLANTEASQISHQHSDSSILQSSLSGATGVVKGHGSQVHHSTSNPITSQTNQRTQVATGVNVTQQQSLHTQLATAVPRSNPPLLATGIAKITTFVTHKSDEQLTRSINSALSSSLVSSAVSDSTISSTSSVTEESQQDQRNTQSQVFDGAIEHFGHSVDDEQKLLEQRLLEQQRQSEEDSRWLAREEKRLSIATSGDESGSPLGPRSVTQSPSNEATPVNTGSLGLDKGSDKVIIVKKMEPTPTADLDRTNDKVYDCTTSVVRAVMSLSQGVQQSKAEQYLELVRKVGVELRALLTSVDSLMEILPACAHREVEMAHKVLSKDMAELVSAMKLAQSYSATTLDAEYRKGMLSAAHILAMDAKNLLDVIDSIRIRYPYVNEQICQRVEGSSEPELSVENKVHFSQSGEILRRSQSTERHGSMFRQSQSGDVLHRMGQSVERTPQDSQSDVSCNSTIERRHHMVTNSLERNSTARRQMATNSLERKRPSLSCNMGIPGNLANLPPLVPVSCSIVQSATPVIHPSHVGGTAVANQSSSMFAVHNETYNETSNETLPNDS; via the exons ATGATGGTGGAGCGCGTGGAAGGTCATCTCTTCATGTATCGACGCCCCGTCTATCGGGTCTTCCAGTATCTCGAAACCTCCGA CCATGAGGGGATGAGCACTGGAGGGGATGGGGGCGGCGTCGGCGTCCAGACCGGCGTCGGCGGAGGTGGTCGTGGAACCCCTCCGCACGGCTCGCCTACCCCAATGGACAAGGCAACGCTCAAGGTTCACTTGCCCAATG GGGGTTTCAATGTCGTCAAATTTGGTGATGCAATTGACGTTAGGGGGATCATTTCTCTCGTGACGAGCCGGCTGGCGGTAAGCACCAGGCAATATCGTCACCTCTACGCCATGAGGTTACACCATCCAGGATCTGGGGAGAGCTACTGGCTTCATCAGGACACAACCATGTACCAG GttcaagaaaaatacgaaCGGAAGCATCCTCATAGCGAGTGGAGGTACGAATTAAGGGTCCGATATCTCCCGCAGAACCTTAACGATCTCTACGAAAAGGACAAAGTTACGTTTTACTACTATTACGATCAG GTGAGGAACGACTACCTGAGCGCAAATCACGCCACCCTGGACCAAGATGTTGCCGTACAATTGTGCTGTCTTGAGATTCGGTACTTCTTCAAAGACATGCCGCAAATTGCGCTGGACAAGAAAAGCAACTTggaatatttggaaagagaG GTCGGACTCCACAAGTTTCTGCCCCGAACCGTTTTGAATGGCATGAAACCGAAGGCACTCCGCAAGCTGATACAACAACATTTCAAAAAAGTAGCCGCCCTTTCCGAACTCGAATGTATGTTCAAATTCTTCGAACTTCTTCGATCCTACTACAGATTTGACCAGGAGAGATTCATATGCGCATTGGGG TCGAGCTGGTCGATACCAGTTGAACTCGTGATTGGACCTGACTTGGGCATTTCATACATGGCACATCGAGGTGGAACAGTG cCGTCGAGAATAGCCGAGTTCTCGCAGATCCAGTCAATTCAGACTTTGGTGTCGGATTGCAAGGAACATGCAAAGGCCTGCATCAAACTGAGAGTGGCAGGAGCTGCGGAAACCCTGAGTATCACTTGCTCGAGTTTGGATCAAGCAGAGAGTCTGGCAGACTTGATCGATGGATACTGTAGGCTAACCACTGGGAGTAACACATCTTTGTGGAATAGAAAAG CTGCATCCTGGAAAAATTATCCCTGCCCTTGTAAAG ATGCTCATCCACCAAAGTATAGGCATGACGCAACAGACAGTCCCGAGAAAAATTCCGGAAAAACAGGAACAATTCTATCTGAGGACTATGCAGAGATTGTCGACGAGGAAGGAGATTACTCAACGCCAGCTA CTCGGGACTACGAAATTGTTAGAAATCAAGTCGAGCTAGGTGAAATAATTGGAGAAGGTCAATTCGGCAACGTTCACAAAGGATCGTACAGAGGCCGAGATGGTCAACTTGTAGCCGTTGCAGTAAAAACTTGTAAAGTCGACGCAGACCTCGCAACTGCCGAAAAGTTCCTCGAAGAAGCAT atattATGCAGCAATTTGAGCATCCACACATAATACGATTAATTGGTGTCTGCTCTGAGGCTCCGATATGGTTGGTCATGGAGTTAGCACGGCTTGGAGAAATGCGCGCTTATCTTCAGTCCAATAAGCACAGGCTTGATGTAGCCACTCTTCTATTGTATACTTTCCAGTTGAGTACAGCTCTATCGTATCTTGAGAGCAAAAAATTCGTTCACAG AGACATAGCTGCAAGAAACGTTCTGGTATCATCGAACACTTGCGTAAAATTGGCTGACTTTGGTCTTAGCCGATGGGTCGAGGACCAGAGCTACTACACAGCGAGCAAGTGCAAGCTGCCAATCAAATGGATGGCACCGGAGAGCATAAACTTCCGTAGATTTACAACATCCTCGGATGTATGGATGTTTG GAGTGTGTATGTGGGAAATCCTGATGTTGGGCGTCAAGCCATTCCAAGGAGTGCGGAATAACGAGGTGATACGGAAGTTGGAAAATGGAGAAAGGCTAGAACTCCCAAAGCATTGTCCTCCAAGACTGTATTCTCTGATGTCTCAATGCTGGAGTTACGAGCCAAGCAAGAGACCAACTTTCAAAGACATACGAGAAAATTTGCA TGAAATTTTACGGGAAGAAAAGCACCAGCAACAAGAGACAATGAGGCGAGAGAATAGGAGAGTTCAAGCAATGTCTTGGG GTGCAGACGAAGCCCCACCACCCAAACCATCACGTCAACCACAAAACTCAAGCGAATCGGGAAGTAGCATGAGCTCAGTCGCTCCAGTGTCAACATACATTGTTGCCCAGAGTCCGGAGGTACTTGCCCAACTTCTCAAGGACAACCAATCTCGGGGGGTATGTCCCTCCGTCTACACAACCCCCGCATCCCCATTTAACACACTCGCAGTGCAATTTCAAGACGAGGATCAAGCTCTAACTACCGCCATCGCTACTGACCTACCCTTCGCCCTTGACCAAACCGTATCTTCTGAAACCCCTGCCCTTCACCACGATACTCATTCGATCGAAGACATGGACTCTCTAGACAGCAATGACACAATTTCACCACTAATGTCGAGCCTTAGTATGTCCGAATCTAGTATAGTTGCACAAACCCAGTCCCCAGTTACAGGGAGAAAGCATCAAGTTAAAGACACCCAAAACTTGTACTCTGTCAGCTCGAAGCTGGTTGGCAGTATTACTGGCGATTTATATGCTCCTGTGCAAAAACTCGTCACATCAAATCCCATACCAATAACTTCATCTTCGCAGCCCGCAGGTACCTGCGGTGAAATTTATGGGCCAGTTGTTAACTTTACTCAGAGTTCTGCAATCGTAGGAAACCTTAGTCAGAGTCCAAGTCTTGGTGGTAATACCGGGGAAGGTTCAGGAAATCATGCGCAGACTGTTAGTGCCGACACGATTGTTATGGGACAAATCCAATACACGAATAGCGCTCATTTGCAAACAACCCAAGCTTCATCTAGTTCAGTGAATCATTACGGTAATTCCCCGAATCAGTCATACGTTGGTGGACAGAATGCTGCTAGCACCGGCGCAGGTTACCCACGTAGTAGTGGTTTATCCAGTGTGAGTAGTACAGTTCCTGTATCAAATACTGAGTGTCTCTACGGCCCCGTTATGAAATTTCGCGCTAGAGCTACGGTTCAAAATCAAAGTGCAAATCCAATGTCCTCGACACCTCCAAGTGTATTACATATTCAAAATGCGAGAAGTAATTTAGTGTACAGCCCCATGCCGGGACAAAATTATCAGCCGCAACCATTTTATCCAcaaaattatcaagatcaaGAACAAGTCTATTCTAACGTGGTTCAAGCACGACCACTTTCTTACGGGTCTCGAGCCCAGTCTGGTCAAAACTTTCAAAGACAAAGCTCCCAGGGGCAATATGTCATTTATGCGCAAAACCAGCAATGCGAGCAACAAAACGGTGCAAATCCTATTTATACGGTTCATGCCACACCTACATCTGTCGCCCAAGCTCAGTGTTTCAATCAAGCATATTCAATGCAAAGCGGTCCTACTCATAGTCAGCCTTTTCAACAGGCCACACCCCCTCAACCTTCACATCCCGTTCAGTCCTATATGAGTACTTCCAATCATTCAACTCAGCAAGAATTATTGACAACTTTAGCAAATACTGAGGCCTCACAAATTTCACATCAACATTCGGATAGCTCAATATTGCAAAGTTCACTCTCTGGGGCAACGGGCGTGGTGAAAGGTCACGGCTCTCAGGTACACCATTCTACCTCCAATCCCATAACGTCGCAAACAAATCAACGTACCCAAGTAGCGACGGGTGTTAATGTAACGCAGCAACAAAGTCTTCACACACAATTGGCGACGGCAGTACCGAGGTCAAATCCGCCCTTGTTGGCGACTGGGATAGCAAAGATAACTACGTTTGTAACTCATAAATCTGACGAACAGTTGACCCGTTCTATCAACAGTGCGTTATCTAGTTCCCTGGTGTCGTCAGCCGTTAGCGACAGCACTATTTCGTCGACCAGTTCGGTGACGGAGGAAAGCCAACAAGATCAG CGAAACACACAATCGCAGGTGTTCGATGGCGCTATCGAGCACTTTGGTCATAGTGTGGACGATGAACAGAAATTACTCGAACAAAGACTACTAGAACAGCAACGTCAGTCCGAAGAAGATAGCAGGTGGCTCGCGAGAGAAGAG AAACGACTTTCGATCGCAACTAGTGGCGACGAAAGTGGAAGTCCTCTAGGACCTCGTTCGGTGACCCAATCACCCAGTAATGAAGCTACACCCGTCAACACAGGATCCCTTGGTCTAGATAAGGGCTCTGATAAAGTTATCATCGTCAAG AAAATGGAACCGACACCGACAGCCGATTTAGATAGGACTAACGACAAAGTATATGACTGTACAACGAGTGTCGTCAGAGCTGTTATGTCTCTTTCCCAGG GTGTGCAACAAAGTAAAGCCGAACAGTATCTTGAGCTGGTAAGAAAGGTGGGCGTGGAACTACGAGCGCTCCTCACATCTGTGGATTCTCTAATGGAAATCTTACCGGCATGCGCGCATCGAGAAGTAGAAATGGCTCACAAAGTTCTGAGCAAAGATATGGCTGAACTTGTTTCCGCTATGAAATTGGCCCAGAGCTACAGTGCCACAACTTTAGATGCAGAGTATAGAAA agGCATGTTATCCGCAGCGCATATATTGGCTATGGATGCGAAAAATCTTTTGGATGTCATTGACTCCATACGAATCCGTTACCCGTATGTTAACGAACAAATTTGTCAAAGAGTGGAGGGATCTAGTGAGCCGGAATTGTCTGTAGAAAATAAAGTTCATTTCAGCCAATCTGGAGAGATACTAAGAAGGAGTCAGTCAACCGAACGGCATGGATCAATGTTTAGGCAAAGCCAAAGTGGAGACGTGTTGCACAGAATGGGCCAATCGGTAGAGAGAACACCTCAG GATAGCCAATCAGATGTTAGTTGCAATTCTACGATAGAAAGAAGACATCATATGGTGACGAACAGTTTGGAACGTAATTCGACAGCAAGAAGACAAATGGCGACTAATAGTTTGGAGAGAAAGAGGCCGTCCCTATCATGCAATATGGGGATTCCTGGCAATCTGGCCAATCTTCCGCCGTTGGTTCCGGTTTCTTGTAGCATAGTCCAGTCAGCTACACCAGTCATACATCCGAGTCATGTGGGTGGAACTGCAGTTGCCAACCAATCTTCTTCCATGTTTGCAGTTCACAATGAAACGTACAATGAAACATCCAACGAAACGCTACCAAATGACAGCTAA